The Gemmatimonadota bacterium nucleotide sequence GGCCCGTGTGGCGCGCCAGTTCGAGCGCCAGCCCCATGGCCGCCGCAATGCCAATGGCGGGCGCACCCCGCACGCGCATGGCGCGGATGGCCTCGGCAACTTGCTCCGCCGTCTCCAGCCGCAGCCGTACCTCCGCCTCCGGCAGCCGCGTCTGGTCCAGCACGTCCAGCGCGCGGCCATCATCGGCCCAGCGCACCGCTTCTGGATAGGAAGTCATACCGGGCGCAAACCCAGGAAGTTGTACCGCCAGCCGACGGCTTCGAAGAGGGAGATCAAGCGCGCGACCGGCAGGCCCATGACGGCAAAGAAGTCGCCATCGATGCGCTCGACGAGCGCCGCGCCGTACCCCTGGATGCCGTAGGCGCCCGCCTTGTCCCGGGGCTCGCCCGTGGCCACGTAGTCCCGCGCGGTCTGCCGGGAGAAGGATCGGAATCGAACCATAACTCCCTCCACGGCGCTGCCCATGCGCCCGCCCGGCGCGGCCACGGCAATGCCGGTCTCGACGCGGTGCTCCCGGCCCTGCAGCCGGAGCAGCATCCGGAGGGCCTCCTGGTCGTCGCGAGGTTTGCCCAGCACCTCGCCGTTCACGACCACGATAGTATCGCTGCCCACGACCAGTGCCTCAGGACGCCGCGCAGCAATCAGGCCCGTCTTTTCCCGCGCCAGTCGCTCGACGTGCGGCGCCGGTTCTTCGCCCGGCTGCATTGATTCGTCCACCTGCGCGGGGACGACCTCGAAGCGGAGGCCCAGCATCGCCAGGAGCTGTGCGCGCCGGGGCGAGCCGGAGGCCAGCACGAGAGGCGGGTGCTCGCCGGGGGCACCCGCCTGCCGCCCGAGGCCCGTTTCCCGGGCAGGCCGGGGGCGCGGCGGCTCAGCGTTCCAGGATGAGCGTGACCGGCCCGTCATTCACCAGCTCGACCTCCATCATGGCGCCGAACTCGCCGCTTTCCACGCGCCCCGGCGCGCGCTCCCGCAGCAGCTCGAGGAAGCGCTGGTAGAGC carries:
- the maf gene encoding septum formation inhibitor Maf is translated as MTGRSRSSWNAEPPRPRPARETGLGRQAGAPGEHPPLVLASGSPRRAQLLAMLGLRFEVVPAQVDESMQPGEEPAPHVERLAREKTGLIAARRPEALVVGSDTIVVVNGEVLGKPRDDQEALRMLLRLQGREHRVETGIAVAAPGGRMGSAVEGVMVRFRSFSRQTARDYVATGEPRDKAGAYGIQGYGAALVERIDGDFFAVMGLPVARLISLFEAVGWRYNFLGLRPV